A single Nisaea sp. DNA region contains:
- the betI gene encoding transcriptional regulator BetI: MPKIGMEPIRRKALINAAIEAIHARGSFEVTMSEIARQAGVSAALAHHYFGSKDQLIVATMRHLLSELSVEIVAALRASKTPRERLSGIIQANFASDQFRPATISAWLSFYVKAQSMDEARRVLSVYARRLRSNLQHALTQLTDREHAQHIAEGTAALIDGLYLRHALLDSDPDRAAAIRLTEDYIDAQLTAGGKT, from the coding sequence ATGCCCAAAATCGGAATGGAACCGATCCGCCGCAAAGCCCTGATCAATGCCGCGATCGAGGCTATTCACGCACGCGGATCCTTCGAGGTAACGATGAGCGAGATCGCCCGTCAGGCGGGCGTCTCGGCCGCACTCGCGCATCATTATTTCGGCAGCAAGGATCAGCTGATCGTCGCCACCATGCGGCATCTGCTGAGTGAGCTTTCGGTTGAGATCGTCGCGGCACTGCGCGCCTCTAAAACGCCACGGGAACGCCTCTCAGGCATCATCCAGGCGAACTTCGCTTCCGACCAGTTCCGGCCTGCAACCATCTCGGCCTGGCTCAGCTTCTATGTGAAAGCCCAGAGCATGGACGAGGCGCGCCGCGTCCTCTCCGTCTATGCAAGGCGTCTGCGCAGCAACCTGCAGCACGCACTGACACAACTAACGGACCGGGAACATGCCCAACACATCGCCGAAGGGACAGCCGCGTTGATCGACGGCCTCTATCTCCGGCACGCGCTGCTGGACAGCGATCCGGACCGCGCCGCCGCGATCAGGCTGACCGAAGATTATATCGATGCGCAACTCACTGCCGGGGGGAAGACGTGA
- the betC gene encoding choline-sulfatase produces MTKQPNILILMVDQLNGTLFPDGPADFLHAPALKALAARSVRFRNSYTGSPLCAPGRAAFMSGRLPSRTGVYDNAAEFTSDIPSYAHHLRRAGYYTCLSGKMHFVGPDQLHGFEERLTTDIYPADFGWTPDYRKPGERIDWWYHNLGSVTGAGVAEISNQMEYDDEVAFNAEQKLYQLSRGGDERPWCLTVSFTHPHDPYVARRKYWDLYEDCPELEPRVGAVPFEDQDAHSQRLYLANDYKNFDITDEDVRRSRQAYYANISYLDDKIATLLDTLKRCRMDEDTVIVFCSDHGDMLGERGLWFKMSFFEGSARVPMMIAGPGIEGRTVTAPVSSIDITPTLADIAGVDLSEVAPWTDGESLKPLIEGGERTSPVLIEYAAEGSYAPLISIRRGRFKFNHCELDPPQLFDLEADPDELTNLATDPAHAETLAAFEAEMRERWDMAQFDREVRDSQARRWVVYEALRNGSYYPWDFQPLQKASERYMRNHMDLNTLEEAARFPRGE; encoded by the coding sequence GTGACGAAGCAGCCCAATATCCTGATCCTGATGGTCGACCAGTTGAACGGAACCCTGTTCCCGGACGGCCCGGCGGATTTCCTGCATGCGCCCGCTTTGAAGGCACTTGCGGCACGATCCGTCCGGTTCAGGAATTCCTATACGGGCAGCCCGCTTTGCGCGCCCGGCCGTGCTGCCTTCATGTCCGGCCGTCTGCCGTCCCGGACAGGCGTCTACGACAATGCGGCCGAGTTCACGTCCGACATCCCGAGCTACGCTCATCACCTGCGCCGGGCCGGGTATTACACCTGCCTCTCCGGCAAGATGCACTTTGTCGGGCCGGACCAGTTGCACGGCTTCGAGGAGAGGCTGACGACGGACATTTATCCCGCCGATTTCGGCTGGACCCCCGATTACCGCAAGCCCGGCGAACGGATCGACTGGTGGTATCACAATCTCGGATCGGTCACCGGCGCGGGCGTCGCCGAGATCTCGAACCAGATGGAATATGACGACGAGGTCGCCTTCAACGCGGAACAGAAGCTCTACCAGCTTTCCCGCGGCGGCGATGAGCGCCCATGGTGCCTGACGGTCAGCTTCACCCATCCGCACGACCCCTATGTCGCCCGCCGGAAATACTGGGATCTCTACGAAGACTGCCCGGAGTTGGAGCCGCGCGTCGGGGCCGTGCCGTTCGAGGATCAGGACGCCCATAGCCAGCGACTCTACCTCGCCAACGATTACAAGAATTTCGACATCACCGACGAAGATGTCCGCCGCTCCCGCCAGGCCTATTACGCGAACATCTCCTATCTGGACGACAAGATCGCGACGCTGCTGGATACCCTGAAGCGTTGCCGGATGGACGAAGATACCGTGATTGTCTTCTGCTCCGATCACGGCGATATGCTTGGAGAGCGCGGGCTCTGGTTCAAGATGAGCTTCTTCGAAGGCTCCGCCCGCGTGCCGATGATGATCGCGGGACCTGGCATCGAGGGCCGTACTGTTACCGCTCCGGTCTCGAGCATCGACATCACACCGACCCTTGCCGATATCGCGGGCGTTGACCTGTCCGAGGTCGCGCCGTGGACGGACGGAGAGTCCCTGAAGCCTTTGATCGAAGGCGGTGAACGCACTTCCCCGGTCCTGATCGAATATGCGGCCGAAGGCTCCTATGCCCCGCTGATCTCGATCCGGCGTGGCCGCTTCAAGTTCAATCACTGCGAACTCGACCCGCCGCAGCTTTTCGATCTCGAAGCAGATCCGGACGAGTTGACGAACCTCGCTACAGATCCCGCCCATGCCGAGACCCTCGCCGCCTTCGAGGCTGAGATGCGGGAACGCTGGGACATGGCGCAATTCGACCGCGAGGTCCGGGACAGCCAGGCACGCCGCTGGGTTGTTTACGAAGCCTTACGCAACGGCTCCTACTATCCGTGGGATTTCCAGCCGCTGCAAAAAGCGTCCGAGCGTTACATGCGCAACCACATGGATCTCAACACCCTTGAGGAGGCCGCGCGCTTCCCGCGCGGTGAATGA